The window GGCTGAAGGTGGCGTCAGAATGGCCGTGGGAGATGGGGAAGAGATGCCAGGGGGTTCTGGGCTATGTGGATCTCAGGGAGGAAGTCAGCAGGTacctcccattttcttcctagccCACCTACCCGAGAAGTACTTCATGCTCTTCTCCACAAACTCCGATTTCTGGTAGAACAAGTGCATCTTTTTTTCCACCTCTGGAGGAGTGGCCCATGGCTTAGGGACAGTCACCATCTTGGCCCTAGAGGCAAAagattgttggggcgcctgggtggctcagtcggttgagcgtctggctcttgattttgactcaggtcatgatcttgggatcatggtcccagggtcatgggattgagccccgagtcaggctctacAATGAGCTTGGAATttgcttaagatttctctctctgtctctctctgtctctctctgtctctctctgtctctctctgcccctcccccatgagcactctctctttctctgaaattaaaaaaagactgttgGCCAGAGAAGGCGGGAGCCTAGGGGTAGTTCCCATGAGGTGGAAGTAAGGTGCAACCTCCACAGGGCACACCCAGTCTGCCTGGGTTTTGCAAAGAAAGTCTTCTCTGGAGTTTCAGTTTTAAACACTGGTCCTCAACTTTGGCCCCAGATTGGCATGACCTaggggtttttaaaaaacactgatatcaaaaccacaatcagttTTAACAGTGGCCTGAAAATGGTGCTGATATTGAAATGTTCAGCCCAGAATTAGCTAGGTCAAATTAATTACACTTCTTCGGTCTTTTGCTGTTGAAATAGAAATGACAATAAGAACAAagagccacaatgagatatgactcATTAGAATGGCtatgattattttgaaaaaaatcaaaatgacaagtaTTAGCAAGGACCTGGAAAAATTGGGACCCTTGTGCATTGGTGGtaggaacgtaaaatggtgcagaCACGGTGGGAAATAGTAtaatggttcctcaaaaaaaccaaacatagaattactatatgacaCATCAATtctacttttgggtatataccccaaagaatcgaaagcagagactcaaacagATGTGTTTgtagcagcatcattcacaaaaGCTGTAAGGTGggagcaatccaagtgtccactgatggatgaaaggataaacaatATTGGTGtctacatacaatggagtatttctcagcctaaaaaaatgaaccaaattcGGATACATCCTAtaatgtggatggaccttgaagacattacgCTGAGTGAGATAAGCCAGGCACAACAGCACACATACGGAATGATTCTACTTCTCTGAAGCGGTTCAAGTAGTCGAATTCACAAAGACACgaagtagattggtggttgccaggggttgggtgAGGGGGCAGTGGGGAGTTAAGGTTTAATAGTATGAAGTTTCCATTTGggaggatgaaaaagttctggagacgagGGTGGTGTCGGTTGCACGATAATacgaatgtacttaatgccactaaactgtacatctaaaaatggttaaagtggtaaatttcaTGTAAGATATgttttaccaccaccaccaaaaaaaaaaaaaccaaaaacaaaacaaaacaaaacaaaaaaaaacgggGAAAGGACAAGAAAAATGATGCCAGGGTCAGACTCTTGGAGATTTGGGTTGAATTTGTGTGCCAGGGCCTGGATGTCAGGCTTTTGTAAAGCTCCCAGGATGACTGTAACAtccagcctcctctctccctttctcttccctcccctgtcgtcctctctccctttctcttccctcccctgtggGCTGGGCGTAGCATCTCCGCCCTTAGCAGGCGTTTCCCTCCCCATAAGCACTCTGGGCTCAGCGAGGGAGGCGCTTCTGCAGGAACAGTTTTGGTGAGGCAATTCGCCTTTAGGGAGGTTTCTTAGGAACCACCGTTAGCACCACAGGCTGTGTTTGTTCTTTCCGGTCTTCAGCCCGTGCTCTTCCTCCTGATCACACTCCCATTTTCCCTACACAAATCCAAAAAGGCCTTTGCAAGCTGCAGGAGATGGGAGAAGCCCAGGAGGAGTCACAAACCCGGGGTTGGGAGCATCTCCCTCCTAGGAATGCCTCCCCTACTGCTTCCTGTAGCACACCCAAGGAAACAGGAGGGAACCTCTCGGTACCTGTGCAGGGTGACTCCGATGTCctaggagagaaaagagggaagctCTCCATTACCAGTCTCCTAGGGGCTGTGCTGACTCCTGACCCTTCCTCCCGATCTCTCAGCCCCAGGGTATCCGTAAAAGTGGGCACCTCTCCCCGGTTCTAATTCTCATCGCCCAGTGGGGCTTGCAGCAGAACCACACCCAagccctgcttttctcttctcAGAGATGCCAGGGGATCCCTTGAATGCTGGGACACCCTGGGCTCTTGAGAGCTCGTCAAAGGGATCTGGGCGTAAGACTCTCGTCCTGTACTGGCTTGGGTAGAACTCTTGCAGTGCCGGGAGCCCATGTCGTCCTGCTGGGCACAGCAGGCGGGGGAAGGCCGGGTCCAACCACACTCACCTGCATGAGCTCCCATTCCGGCTGGCTCTGTTTGACCTCCATCTCCCCAATCAGCTCATTGAGAAGGGCGATGTCTCTGGACGCTCGGGTGCTGTATGACTCCCTGACGTGGCCAATGGTCTGGCCCAGCTCCTCTAGGGAGGCCATGAAGAACTTCTCTTGCTCTTCCagaaaatggtacagctgcttcAACTGGTGCCGGATTCTCTGCTTCCGGGTTTCGATTTGTTTCTGGGGAACAGAAAGGTGTAGGGGGTCTGTGCAGTGTGCTGGATGTGTATGCCCAGAGAATCCCCAGAAGCCCACCTCCTGGCGATGGGTAAGAGGCAGGCTTCCTCAGCTTCTTGGAGGCCTGCATTTCAGAGCAGGAGGCAAAATGGACAGAACCTTCCAGAACAGACTGAGAGTGGCAGGGGCTGGCTCTCGTAAAATGCCCTGACACCTAGTATCATGGGTTGATTTGTATCCCCTCAAATACCTATGTTGAAATCCCAACCTCTACTACGTAAAGAATATGATCTTATGTGGAAACAGCGTCATTGCAGAtgcaattagttaagatgaggtcatcctggagtGGGGAAGTTGGGACACAGACACACGGGGAGAACGCCATGTGAAGAAACGTAGGCAGAAGGCGAACAAGCTGAGGGGAGAATCCCGGGATGTGTCTTTCCCTCAAAACcttcagaaggaaccaatccTGCCAGCAACTTGATgctggacttctggcctctagaactgtagagaatatatttctgtggtttaagccatTCTGTCCGTGgcactttgttacggcagccacAGGACACTAAGATACCCGGTGTCACCGTCTTTCTTCCTTGAAAGCCAGTGTGCGGATGGCCTCTACCTGGGGTCATAAATGGACGAGGTTATAACTACCAGATCGTCCAGGAGGGAGACCTCACTCCCTGTCAAAGTGTTGGCATGTAGAAGGTCTTCAGTGTGGCTCTGAATGGAGGCCGTCGTCCATTCATGTGAAGTGAACTTGACCTCCGCTACCATTGCACAGAGGTCAGCCCTTGGTCCATACTCTACcaccctctttctcctcatcacTAGAGAGTTCCTGCAGAGAGGTGAAGTGGCTCTAGGGCACCTCCCCCTTCCTCCGTGGAGAGAGAAACCCCTTCGGATCCTCTAGGatctggacttaaaaaaaaagtcatttcatttttggCTCAAAAGCATCGTCGGTCCTTTTgaaccaaaaatgtctccttaCCTTTGGTGGTGGTTGTTGATGGTAGCAAcactggcttttttctttcttaaagaggACAGGCCAGTTGTCATGTTTACTGTTCTAAAATCGTTTGATAGTTTTGCCCATGATTAAATTCGGCTACATGTCGTGGACAAGAATACCATATACTTAGTGCTCTGGCTTCCCTAGCACATCGCACGGGGAGGCAGAGTGTCCACTTTGCCCCTCACTGTTATTGTGAGACTGAGATCGTCACTTGGTTGAGGAGGGGTCTATCACATCTCTCCACtgtaaatatacattattttctttataattatcaAGTAATTGGAGGAGTCAGTATCCTGTTCTCTTACAATCTCCTGCTGAAACTTTTAGCATCTGTCGATGATCCCTGCTGATGTCAATTCTTATACTGGTGCTCGTataatggaaatgttttttattgtttatttttgagagagagggtgtgggggaggggagagagagacgggggcgggggggacagaggatctgaagtgggctctacgcTCATTGCAgcgagcctgacgtggagctcgaactcatgaactgtgagatcgtgacttgagccgaagtcagacgctcaactgactgagccacccaggtgtccctggaaaaTTTCTAATTCAATTATTCTTCTATATTTGTTTTAGCTGGCATTGCGCTATAAAAAAGAGCTTCCCCTTCCCCCTACCATatgattaaacaaaaaaaatttttttgactgttgaaagaaggaggaagaacagaaggGGAAAACAACATCACCTTTCTACAGGGGCTCATGTCATTGAGTGTCTTAAGGGAAGGGCAGACCTTCCTGTCCACCTGAGTTTCCCTGCGACCCAGGCTCTGCCTCACCTTCATGACAGGGGCATCCCTGACCTCTCCTTCACCCACACGTTCCAAGCCACTTAGGATTATagggttttcttttattacacTTCATGAGTTTCCCAAAAGTCAGACACCTGGGCCAATGCCATGCCTGTCCCCATTCCTGCCCTTTGTTATCTTTGCCTGTTCCCCATTGTGGTGTGGTAGGAGATGGTGTCCAGGCCACAGAAACGCATCAGGCAAATTAAGGCTCATTCGGGGAGGCGAATTCGCCTGCAGGGAAAAAGGAAGCAACTTATGTGTCCAAGTTCCACAGAGGAAGGCCCACAAGTGTATTTATTGAAATACGTGGCACCACAGAGTGAcagttttaaaggaaatgtcGACTTTAaccatttgaattttaaaaatcaatatggtgtttgtaaaaaaaataaaatggacaacaATTATAAAAACGATACAGAGgactatttaaaatggaaaagtcttggggcacctgggtggctcagttggctaggcatctgactcttgattttggctcaggtcatgaattcacggttcgtgagattgagccctgagtggggcccCCCGCTGACAggctggagcccgcttggggattctctctctaccccctctctgcccctcccccctgaaaataaataagatttaaaaaaaataaaacaaaatggaaaagtctCACCTCCCATTTCCTCAATCCCATCCCTCAGCAACAGCCACTGGTGTTAGATTTGCTGAACCATTTTGCGGCGAGTATGAGAAACACAGGGCCCTCGGAGATTCCCTTCCCTGCTGGAGGTGGGTCTCCCTCTCCAGGGGCAAGCTCATCCTTGGATTCCTGCCCCGTCAAGAACAGgcgattctatttttttttaatgtttatttgtttttaagagagagagagtgcacacaagcaggggaggggcagagagagagggagacacaatccgaagcaggctccaggctctgagctgtcagcacagagcccgatgcagggctcgaacccatgaaccgtgagattatgacctgagccaaagtcagatgcttaaccgactgagctacccaggagccccaaaagcaGGTGGTTCTAAATATGTGATCAGTTCTGTTTCCCTATGAACCAGAACATAATTTGGGGAcccccccccgctcacacttggtcccctccctccttctgtagGGGTGAATCCAGGCGAGGACTGGCCACAGAACACCCCTGGCCTTACCAGGAAGTCCGCGGTCTTCTTATCCCCCTGagatctctgctcctccccagatTTTCTCAACTCCTTCAGATACTCCAGCTGCTTTTGAATTTGCTCCTGGAAAAGGGGCACTTTATGAAGTTTAAACTTGGAGTTGGTGTCAACTCTAGAGGGAAAAATCTGCTGTAGGGAGTAAGGCGGATGGTGCTGCAGCCAAGAGCATAGGGAGGGTGcccaggaaagaggaagaatgaaTCCATCTCACAAGGGAAACAGAGCCAAGAAGTGGTGAGAGATTCATAAAGACCTGTGAGCACCTGCATTCAGCGATGCCTGAAGCCAGTGCCCTCGGATCTCAGCTACATGAACCACTAAATTCCCTCCTTGCTGGTCTggtttgtgttgtgttttgtcaTTTACAACCCAAGAATGCTGGCTAATGCATCAACCCCCCAGGGTCGTTGGGAAAATAAAGCTGCCCTGGCATGTCCCAGTGACTGGCAGAgaaagccccccgcccccggccacAACAGGAAGCCCTACCTTATATTCCAGGGCAGCCTCCTCGATAGGGCGCACTCGGTGGCCTCGGTGCTCTTGACTCAGCCTGCAGATGAGGCAGATAGGCTCCCTGTGGTCCTCGCAGAAGAGCAACTGGGCCTGCCTCATATGTCGCTCACACTGTGGCAGGGCCTTGGGGCTCAAGCTGGTCATCTGCAGGCCCTCCTGCTGCTTGCAGTCTCCTGAGTTCTTTACCAAGAGTGGGGCCTGGCTCTGGAGCCAGCTAGTTGAGCAGCTGTCTGAGGTCTTGGGATCCCTAGAAGCCACGGAGCGTCTGCAGGAATCGCGCACATGCGTGCCACCAACCGGGTCTCCTTCCTGGGCACGGCCAAGGACATACACAGCGTCATCCCGTGGCTTCCCTGGAGACACGGCAGTGGAAAAAGTTCCTGAGTGACAAAGCCAAGGTGTGATGCAGGGGTGCTACCAAGCACAGCAGAGGGAGCGAGCCCACGCCTGGGACACACGAGTTCCTGGTTAGACTGTGGCCGCTTCTAGCTTGTCCTCCCCTGACTTCGCTCCAGCAAGGCAGTCAACCGCCCACTGGAACTGAGGGCTAAGGGCTAGATCTCAGGGCAGTCCTGAGACTTGCAATCCTTGGGTATTTATCCTAAAGAAGGGTCTTTTGTTATAAATTCTATGCCTTCTTCCCACACAGACGCGGATCTGGCAGGTGATATAAAGGCAGCGAGACATTCTGACCAGTGTTTGCTCTGCCGCTGAAAACCGCCCAGGCTGCTCAAGACGTGAGCGGGATCTCCCTGAGGACGTGGATTTACTCGCAGCCTGACCCCTAGGAGAGTCGATGGCACATGGTAAGGAGTTGAGAAGTGTGTGTGCAGTGAAAGACCTCTCCTCCCATCCAGTTCAGGAAGTCTTAAGCAGAAGTAAAGAAAGGGATTTGACTTTATAAGGCTGAAGGGCTTAACCCACCATGATGACAAACAGCTGCGACCAGCTGTGCCCCAGGACCACAGCACAACTTCACGAGGCAGAAATGACAGGAGGTACAAGAAACGGAAACACGATCTATCAGTCCCCTCCCGCCCTCTCTCACAAGGTCCCAGGAATTCCTATCACAGAATTGATTGCTTCCCATCAACTGAtggctgcctcccacccccaacccccctccaAACCCCTacatttctcagcctcccttgcTGTTAGGTGTGGCTATTTGACTGCTTTCTGGCCAAAGGGATATAAATGGAGGCATCACGAGCAGCTTCTAGAAACTTCTGGAAATCTTGCCTAAGTGATACTCTTCTCCTTTGTCCTTCCACCCTGCTGCTCGGAATGAGACCATGAGCTTGAGAGCCAACTTGGTGGAACAGAAAAGCAGGAGGAGCCTGGTTCCTTGTTATGAACCACCTGTGAGTCATGTatatgaaagagaaacaaacttctAGCTTGTGTCAGTTTGCATTACGTTGGCATTTCTGTTACCCACAACCCAGCACAATCCTAATTTCTGCCTCCTAAGTGAAAGAGATTTAGGATTTTAGCCAGCAGCTCTCCTTGCTGCCCAGAGAGAGGGGTGAATGGCAGAATCTCGGCCCCGTGACATACTGCCATGGGGTCATTGTGAGAAGCGGGTATTTTTACCCAGTCTTTCCCAGATGCTCAAGCTGGAGTCCACGAATCCCTTGGAATTCTAAAGGACTTCAGGGTGTCTAAGAACTGACTTGCTGAACTTTGATGCAGCATTTTGTGAAGATGTGCATACGTGCattttctcaggattcacatccTACCTCAGATTCCCAAAGGGTCGGGGATGTCAGGGGAAACCCAGGCATCTGGTGACATAAATACAGTGGGGATAAAAGGAGGTTTGTGCGGGAACACCTGCACTGGTCACCATCTCTAAGGATGCCAGGTCTTGTGAGTTTTGGGGTCCTTTCTCACCTGAAGAAGGAGGAACTTCTGGATCTGAAGGCTCATGGAGCTCACCGCCTACCACCTCTGTCAAGGCCTCAGGGGGTTCTTGACCcccaattctgtttttcttagaaGGTCCTGTAGATTCTGGATGCTCCCACGTCGTCTTTGCTCTAGTCAACGATACATTGGGAAGTGTATTCCTGAATGCTCCCCCTTTCAGGCTCATGGAATGTTCTGGATTCCTAACGCCTTTCTCTGGAGTCACAGTAGCCCCTACATTCAGAGTGGCCACTTCACTGAGGGTGGCTGCTGAGTCTGGATTGtcacttctcattttctcttgagACAGAAGAGTTTCTGGATTGgggacttctctctctcctgaaaaAATGGTAATTTCAAGACTTCTGGGGCGCTTCTGTGCAGAAGGTAAAtgtgcttcatttattttggattttgtccTTCCTAGGGACCCAGGAAGCGACCCATAGTTCAGTCCTTGGAGCCTTCCTAAGCTGGCATTCCTGCGTAGCCTGACGCTGGGATCGATCCCCCTTTCCCCCTGCAGCTTGCCAGAGAATGGGCATTTCCTGCAGGACAGAGTCGCGT is drawn from Panthera uncia isolate 11264 chromosome E1, Puncia_PCG_1.0, whole genome shotgun sequence and contains these coding sequences:
- the MEFV gene encoding pyrin, translated to MIKTPSDHLLHSLEGLVPNDFERFKFKLQNTSLEKDQSRIPRGQLQKARPVKLATLLITHYGEECAVRLTLQVLRAINQNFLAEELHKATDPESLIQESGADGSAMSCSSGENKPKGLRIPDVLEGDRQRQSGDGAPSLPSSQPEAGRGTQKKPQGKRRDQKTSEGLDMLGKPGARNATLSCRKCPFSGKLQGERGIDPSVRLRRNASLGRLQGLNYGSLPGSLGRTKSKINEAHLPSAQKRPRSLEITIFSGEREVPNPETLLSQEKMRSDNPDSAATLSEVATLNVGATVTPEKGVRNPEHSMSLKGGAFRNTLPNVSLTRAKTTWEHPESTGPSKKNRIGGQEPPEALTEVVGGELHEPSDPEVPPSSGKPRDDAVYVLGRAQEGDPVGGTHVRDSCRRSVASRDPKTSDSCSTSWLQSQAPLLVKNSGDCKQQEGLQMTSLSPKALPQCERHMRQAQLLFCEDHREPICLICRLSQEHRGHRVRPIEEAALEYKEQIQKQLEYLKELRKSGEEQRSQGDKKTADFLKQIETRKQRIRHQLKQLYHFLEEQEKFFMASLEELGQTIGHVRESYSTRASRDIALLNELIGEMEVKQSQPEWELMQDIGVTLHRAKMVTVPKPWATPPEVEKKMHLFYQKSEFVEKSMKYFSEILHSEMDTINVPELICAQTHAVNVILDTETAHPNLIFSNDLKSVRLGNKWDRLPDSPERFDSCIIALGLPSFLSGRHYWEVEVGNKTGWILGICKASMSRKGNMTLSPDNGYWVVMMTKRSEFQVSTIPPTRLQMTEPPRRVGIFLDYTTGDISFYNVTNKSVIYTFTGFSCSGPLQPIFSPGTHDGGKNTDPLIICPVGGQGPP